aaaattttaaataagtttgaatgtttattttcctttttttagaagtaatattgtttttttttctaaaaaatgattttattataaaGTAGGTCTCAtaagtctcacgaatctttatatgtgagacgagtcaattctatcgatattcacaataaaaaataatactcttagtataaaaaataatattttttcatggatgacttaagtaagatatatgtctcataaaatatgatccgtgatatcgtttcacacaaatttttgtctttattaTATTGTTATATGATCTTGGCTCCTCTTTCCACTATCTTCTTTCATATTTCGTCACAGAATTAtataacaatcacataatttatTTACAATATGACAAATAGATgttgaaaatatatttgtatgGTTGAGACCATGAATGCACGTAGGGTGACTTTTATTGAGTCAGAAAGTACCATTATTTTTATTAGCTAGAAAAAAAgtaccataatatttatttgtaaaatattataataaatatttgcaTTAAAAGGCTAGTCATATTCTCTATCAAAATAAAGGctacatataaattataatggACAAATGTCACAGGCATATTTCATACTTCTTGGATCCTAAGTAAATCGTGTGTGTGATTATTTTCATCAAGTACGATTATTTATATCACATAGTAATACGATAGCCATTTTTTGGTTAttagtataattatttaatatgtcaCGAGTCGACTCGGATAAAAGACGAGTCGCGTATTGGTAATGAACCTTACTTTTATCTTCATTTTCATTGCATTCTTTGAACTTGATGTTAGAATGAATGTAAACTTCAGGTAAGCAACCGATGTAAGGTATTTGTCtctatatataaatcatattgGATATTTTCTACAGACGAATGTGGTACGTAGGGAGAAGGGTGCATGGTGACATGCACTCCCGCCGTTGTAATCGGATCATCTCCACACAACATGCTCTACCGAAGCCTTGGCATGCTCGAAAGGAAGGCGGTTTCGGCTTCTATATGTATCATTCGAATAAATTCAACGCATGCAAAGGAAGGCCTAAAGGGCGGTCGGGGTTTGTGTGACCATGATGTGGCTGTAGGTGTACACTTGCGGCTACCCCAGACCTGTTCAACGACTCGGTTTCGTGCTATACTGCTCAACAATGACGAACCAAAGTCGAATAAGTTTATCCAATTATAACCGCATCATACACCAGTTCATATGTCATGTTAACAATGACCTGAGCGCGTAAAATGTCGTCGGCTTGTCAATTTCCGATCGAATTGATTCGTTCTCGAATTTGATAACttgtaagaaaaaaaattgtcgCTATGGATAATTTCAATATAATCGAATTATCAAATATGTGCATCAAGAATATAATGAAGACAATATATTAAGAACACTACAAAGTGGTGGACCAAAATTTAGGAATCTACACTCTACTCTGTTGTGCCCACAATGGAACCACAGATGCGGAAGCACACAGTACTTTCTTGGAATTGTTCCTCTACTATTTGACACCTTTCTCCAACCCAATTAATCTCCTTCTCTTGGGAATTGACATTTTGTACTATATTTGCCTCTTCCTTGGGCCCAACATTTACATTATTTTGCGATTGTCTCCTTGAAATCTGAACAAGAAATGGCTTCAggtaaaatatatatacttaaGATTATAAAAATTACAACTAAAAAACCCcatttcttctttatttttttatcccttttttcttgcatgaaaaattaaatttatataaaaaacctaaaaaaattagagcattttatatttctttttttacttttaatttcattttttaacaatagtatttataaaaaaacaattcCAACTCTGCACACAGGGTTAGTATATACAGCAAGATCCACTAAAAGACATATTAAATGGCCCGCGATGACCAAGACCCATGAAACCCATCATCTCAGCCCACTGAACCAGAGGCCCAATTTCATATGGGCTTGGTCCGAGCCACAGTGGGCTGCAATATTGAACAACTTCATTGTTGATGTATAAGATGCCCTATAATTTttagataattaattattaaaatagaaaTATCGAAAGAGACCAATCACTAAAAGACAAATAAGTCAACaagccttttttttaaaaaaaaatttatttcttgcatgtgaatgtaaatatttttttagagtaatatctgtaaaaataaaattttaagtttttttggtTGTTGCCATGTTTAACGAGATGGGGTGTAAAATAATATGTATGCACGTGTCCTCTGTCCTCAAGACTTCGCTACAATTCCATTATTTGCATTCGATATCATTAATGAACTGTAATCCCTTTGACCATCTTGTGCATCTCTTCCACAAGTGCTAGTTTCTTGTTGCAAGCCATTTTCTTGAAGTGAAGCTGTATGTGTACGCCAAAGAGGGGGAGGATAGcaagattgaattttttttttgttttttttgcatCGGGTTTTGGAATTGAGTGATTTTTCCATCTGGGGATTCAAGTTTGTCTCGTGATAGAATGGTGATGGAAGTTGTGCATGAAGATATGGGGGACGGTACCATGCAATGTATGAATCATCCTAACAAAAACAGCACACCGGGTGGGATCTGTGCTTTTTGCCTTCAAGAAAAGCTTGGAAATCTCCTCTCTTCCTCGTTTTCTGTAGCTGTTGGCCCCTCTTCTTCTTTATCACCATCTCCTTCATTTAGATCTGATATCGGGGGTAGCAGAATCATGACAGCCGCCAGCCTCCAGCTCCGCTCCATTGCTGCTTCTTCATCTACCGACAATCAGAGTCTGAACAATGACTGTAGCTACCATGGCTATTACACAAGGAGATCAAGACTCCCTTTTGTTTTGACTCACAGgaaaaagaagaaggatggagtGATAGGGAATGCAGATTCTGCCAGCATTGTTTTCGAGAGAAGCAAGTCTACCACGACTCCAAGAAGAGGTATGCATGTCTTGAACTATCCCGAGGATTACAGCCCTCATAGAAGTGGATTTTGGTCATTTCTGTACTTGTCTAAGAATTCTACCACCAAGAAAAGTGATACCAACTCTAAAGATTCAAACTTCACACCCGCAACACCTAGTACTGTTGGATCCTCATCTGCTATCAAATCAATGGAGAAAAAGAGCGAAAATTTTGTGGTGATTGATGAAAACGAGAGCCCTTCATATGATAGAAAGGTGTCAAGATCCAGATCTGTTGGTTGTGGGAGTAGGAGCTTTTCAGGGGACTTGTTTGAGAGGATTTCAACTGGCTTTGGTGATTGTACTCTCCGTAGAGTAGAGTCTCATAGAGAAGGCAAGCCTAAGCTGCCACCACTGCATAGAAATGGTGGCAGCAATACCAAGAATGGCCAGGATTGCATCAAAGAAAGAGTCAAATGTGGTGGGATTTTCAGTGGTTTTATGTTAACTTCATCTTCTTCATACTTGGTTTCATCTTCCACTGAGGAGGAGAATAATGCAAATGGGAAAACAGCATACGCAACTCATTCATCAATGGAGCATATTTCCCATGGAAAGAGTAAAAGCTGGGTATGGGCTTTTGCAAGCCCAATGAGAGCTTTTGTTAAACCTTCTAATGGAAAAAGGGGTGATGCTTCAACCAAGAATGCCACTCCTAATCTGGATGCAATTCCTTCATTGCTATCTGTGAGTGGCTGAAAATAAGGAGATATTTTAATGTTCTTTACCTGGTGATTACTATGTTAATCCAATCTGTTTGCCTCTGTTCTATCAAATTGTTCTGCACTTTTTCACCAATTGTGATATTAATTTCATTTGTTTCAAATTGTTTTGTCGTTAAAAGTCGAGGCTATAGGCTTTGTATTTCAGTTGTGCATTTCAGTGTGATCTGGATATGAGTTACTTAAATATAGTTGAATAAATGAATCCATTTGTATATTTTTAGTTTGCACATAATGTTCTTTAGTTGAAATACCAATTTCGTGTGCTCATTACCAAAGCCATACATGGTTTAAAGTTCAAAACCAGAGGGGACGGTGGAAATAACAAGTTTACATGCATGTTACCCAAAAATTTAGACATTCTCCACACCTAAACTAAAATCCTGGTCTCATCCCTAGGAAGATGACAATTCCTAAAAAGTGTTGTATAAAAACTTCCATTTTGCCATGGAAAGGTCTGTGTGCTGGTTAGCAAGGATCAATTTCCTCTTTGATCATTGTTATGACTTCTCACTTTATGGCATGGTTTTTGTTGCAACTTTTCGCGCAAAATATTTTGGATTTGAGACTAAACACCCAGTTGATGTCTCAATCCAGGAGCCATTTTATAAGTTTATGTGCTGCCAATTGCAATggccaaaaataaattaaaataaaagggtGGACTCACATGTCACTATTTTAGCATTTGCAGGAAGTGAAGGACCATAACCCCCCAACTCCCCCACACCACCCCACAAATTGCCTTTGTCTAATCATATTATTATAGAAGGTAAAAACAAAGGAAGAAGAAAAATCAGCCTCAAGTTTAGTCAAAATGTTGCAATGTTTGGTAGACAATAACAAAGTACATTATCTTAATATTCTTCATACCAAATAATAGAAGTCCATCAAAAAAACATGCAACTTCATCAAAAAAACATGCAACTTCATCAACAGTTCTTTTGTTCTATAGAGCAAGTATAGGTTGAGTTTGGCTTTTGATCTGTTTCCCCTTTGGATTTCCTCCTCTGTTTTCTGTGATTTCTTGAAGAAACACGGCAAGATCATATCATAAGTTATTCAATGAATCAATAATGATCTTAGTAGGCCATATATTAAGGGACcctgtaataaaataataagaattatAAGCACAGTGGTGTATTGCAGAAAACAGGATTGAGGATGGAGACTAAAGAGGGATAATAGGACAGAAATGCAAAAGGACACAAAAGAAAAAGGCAGTATTGGGAATGGACCATGGTGTTGGTGCAGATGATCATACCCAACGGGTTTAAAAGGACAAGAACTTTATGGAATCACCCACTATGTTTGGATATGAACTGAGCATTTTGTTGGATATCTCAAATCTATGGGGTCCTCAACTTGTGTGATATTTTCTTCTtggattatgatttatgagaggTTTCCAGAAATAATGAAAGCAGAAATAGTGGCATATTTTGCTaactttatgaaaatatttgaataattgGGTCATAACCTTTTCGGATTATGTGTTTCAAGAAAGTATTTGGTAACAATTTATAAGTTTGTCATAATTAATATGGAAAATGGAGGGGTAGGTCCTCTGTGGTTAATAGAAGGAACACAATTCTGGGGATATAGATTTGATACATGGAAGATATATGGAAGatttaataacatatatatggatatttttgtgaagtaaaatattaaaataaaatattaaaataattgagtGTTTTTAAACAGTTTATCGACTATCAAACTTATaagttattttgattttttttttccccaaaatggTTTTTTTAGGTTGGGTATGTTACAAAATTTCCATTTGTTTGCCATTTCACAAGAAAGTATAATTATATATCACGTAAATTAATTCAGATTGATGGGTGACTTTGACTTTAAACTTTTAGAAGAAGCCTTAATGAATAAGAAATTCACTTTCAAATGTTCTTTTTATCAAAGTGGACTTACTTTAAGAAAAGTAAAGACTTCCTATGGGTTAAATTCGTCAATGGATTGAATTTGGTCTAAACCTCGTTGGAGAGGTTTTGATCTGAAATAATTGAAGTCCGGAATTTGATTAAAGCAATTctaattctaaaaataaaatccaaGTAATATCGTAAAATTCCCTTGTCATTCACATAAGTGGTGCACCAGAGAACTGAGACAGGAACTCCCAAGTGAAAGGTGATGTTCCTTTGTCATTCACATACAATGCAGCAACATCATTCAAAAACATTGTCAGTTTCCAACTCTGTTCCAATGTTTTGTGGGTGAATTCAGGACCAAAAATTCCCCAAACTTGCTGTCAGCTTCTCCTAGCTAGTAGCAATCTTCCATTCTTGAATAATCTCTTTCATTGAATTTCATTCCTCCATCATCATCAGTATCATCACCGCTGCTCACATCATCATCTGCGAGGTTTAGTCGAGCTATTTGTTCGGCAAACAGTTTATCTTCTCGTTCACTCATCTACGTTCATCGTGTAGCCAAAAAAAGAaagcaaaatcaagaaaatatatgGCTACTCACAAATTAACAGTTTGTTcaaatgaaaaagaaagacAAAAAAGTGGTATTTCAAGATTACAACAAAATGGAGCTTACTGGTCTTGGTGCTGTTTTTACTACGAGTCTCCCTTTGTGATGATCCATTTCTTCTGTGCAAGCTGCGATTGCTTTATTCAGAGTTTCTATGCCTTGTTCCTGCACTAGCGGAATATTCGATAAAAATTTAAGAAGACCGACTTAGAAATAGATGACATGTTATAGAGAGGAAGTACATGTTACCTTATCGAATGTCTGAGTGTTCAACACATACAACGGAGAACCAACTAATGAAATCTTTACAGGGCAATCTTTATTACCAGCAGCTTCAGCTTTTCGCATTGCATTCTACATGAACAATCCAAATCGAAGTTTTTATAGCACGGAGTAAATGCATAAGGTTATACATGATTAGGCCAATGGTTGTTAACAAACCTTAATGTGGAGAATACCATCGAGCTCAAAGCATCTCATCTCAATATCAGCTCGAATTTTCAACACGTGTGGAGTCATtcttcttttaatattttgaactaACACTTTTTTTACTTCATCTGAGATAGCAGGAACCACCTTAGTCACCTGATCAGGAATGGAAATTAGTACCAAGTTAACTCGTTCGAGAAACATGaaacaaaagatatttgaaattgaatggGTGATTAGTTTGATCAGAAAGCATATACCTTTTGACCATCAGCATTGATTTCCTCAACTCTACGAGTGAGAGGATCGAGAACAGAATCAGGATCAGAAACAATTAGTTTGAAAGCCTGCGCCATATCTACCATATGTTCAGATTTTCTTAATAAGTAAACTAGCTAGTTTGGCACGAAGTCTAAATCTTACATCGAAAGCATGGCCGTATTTTTTGTATAAAGGCCATCCAACGTGAGTATAAAGCTCCTGAAACAAATGAATATACTAAGTAATGAGAACAGGACCGTATCTTGTCTACACAACAAAATGCGCCAGGAGATGATAAATTTCAACTCAAAAATCGTAGTTCTTGAATCCGAATTTGGTAAATTTTATCATCAAGTTGATGCACATACAAGACAATTCAGAGTCTTAGCATCTAAATATGTACAATGGTGGATTTGAAAATACGTAATACACAAGAAACACTATTAACAATTTCGGCAAATGGAGGCtaaacttaaattttcaaaactaaaagATTTCTTTGAGTCGAGGCCTTCGGATCAGCCTGTGTCGATGACCATGACCAAGCATCTTTCAGTTCCAAGAAAGGGGGCTGGCTGTCTAATACTAATCCTGAATTGTATCGATTTTATTTGTTGACAAAGAGACTTTCGTTGATAGGATTCAATGTAACTAATTCACAATAGTAAGACGTATCCATCCTTTAAACAATCTCTCTATCCATGAATTTTCCATGCCTCAAAAGCTTACAATTTCAAGAAAACCTACTTACACCCTCTTCCCAAATTAACACACAAAGACGAAGAACAAAAGAAAGGTGGTATACAGTTAAATGAAAATTGAACGCAAAAATTACCTCAAGATCAATATCCATGGTCTCAGCAACATGCCGCATGATGGAATGAACATGCTTACTCTTATTAAACTTTTCTTCGCACGTTCTCGCATCATCCTCAGAAACTCTTCTTTTAGTCAAATTCACAAAACCCTTTTCCCGGTCGACATGCAAAACCATAAGCGGCTCGACTCGCCCGACACGAATCAAACTCAGAACGCTACGTATGCGGCGGCGAGAAAGCTCTGTGAAGCTAAGCATCCCTTCGATATTGTACTCTAGCAACAATACGTAGGCGCAGGTATCGGGGTTTATGCTCTTCACTTGTACCATTACTGGGGTGTCGATTTCTGGAAACTTTTGTTCGTACATTCTGCAATCGAGATTAGGAGCCATGGCCGGTTTTGTGGACAAGGGTCGATTCGTGGCTTTCGTTTGTGATTTTGAGAgttaagaagaagaagaagagtacGAAGCATGTAAATAAATATACGCACAGATTCTCAAGATCGTATCTTTCCGTTATTTGCTTTTTGGTTCGTTTTcagaatataataataataataataataattttatataatgcGAAATTAAAAAGAATGGTAATAagtgggcaaaaacttgtgtaagaagGTCTCaggggtcgtatttgtgagacggatctcttatttgagtcatccatgaaaaattattactttttatgctaagagtattactttttgttgtgaatatgggtagggttgacccgtctcacagattaagatccgtgagacggtctcatatgagaccAACTCTAATAAGTGAACCTAGTCGGACATTTAAATTTCTAACATTCTCCACATATTTGTTTTAGAAAAATGACTTTAGCCAAAAAATAAACTATTATATTAGTTCAAAAGGTTACACATCATGCATTGAATCAAACTTTGTAAAACTAATCGAAGGCATgagcaggtctcttgtgagacggtctcacgaatctttatctgtgagacgtgtcaaccctaccgatattcacaataaaaagtaatgctcttaacataaaagtaatatattttcatggatgacccaaataagagatccgtctcacaaaatacgacccatgagaccgtttcacacaagtttttgcccaaaaaaataatgatagtgATTTccaggtaaaaaaaaataaccgaAATAAGATGTCACATCTCTATGTTTTGGTTGTATATTACtttcaaaaaaacaaatatatagaaAAGTAAGTTGATTATCGAAAAAGTAATCGATTGATTACTAtctatacataaaaaaatttatgtgagatcgtttcaattaattttgtgatacaaattttctatcaataaaaataacattacatgtacaaattattatttttctctttaaaaatattatttattaagtgaATTAAGGTATATATATCCACTATGGCTGGaataaagaaacaaaagaatatataaaacaaaactaAACAACCGCTAACTTTGGCTTTTATTTTCATATCTTTCTGACTcttgttttttactttttactggCTACAGCTCTTCTTACTTCCCAACTTGAATCTTCAATTTCTaatctcaacaaaataaaaataaaaataaaatagtccTGTCCCAAAATTTTTGGGAAAACTAGATATTGTTTGGGATTCTTGATTGTACTTGTATTTTTCCTAAAATAAACTAACCAGAATTAGGAGTTCAcgattatatttctatttttattttctaaccAACCAATAGGgcatgatatgatatgttaaatATTTGGTCCAGATTTATCTAATATGATTTGCTAAATTTGTTGTATATATTGgcataacatttttttattgattattttttacataaaaattcacAGTTTAGTCAACTCTCTAACCCGAAATCTTGGATCTGTCCCGGatgaaaaatataactttttatgttcaaaatattattttttactgcaaaaatatcattttttgttGATCTGACTTGTATGGGCGAAATTGACTCGCTGACGCTCGTAGATTAGTTCTATCCATCTGGTAGCCAGCAAAGTTTGGTACTGTTTTATTTGTTCGAGATTATTCCGTGGTTGAGTTATCAAATTACCAGGGAAAATGAATAATTGTTATGTAAAAATCAACGGGAGTTGAGAATTTTATGCCCAAAGAAAGGACTTAAACATCCAAAACGTATCAATATAATTCAATAACGACTCCAAAACTGAAACAAAAGCGAAAAATCAccaggaaagaaaaaaaaagtaaaagagTATCCGAAAATCCATACAATATATCAACTTCCATCGAACAAAAAATGTTCCCCGCAATTTTCTGCCTTCCGACATCTCTTTGGCAAATTTTCTCGCCTAGGTCCGCTTCTTTCGCGTTCTTGTGTAAACCTGGTGGTTCTCTTTAAAGGGGGCAGGGTGGGACGTCAAGAGTAATACCAGCTTGAATCTGACCCCAGCCAATAAGACGCCAGTGCTTCTCAATTCTACGACTTAAGGCAATTTTCTCTCCTTTGCTGGTGCACACGGGGGAAGTGAGTTGTAGTTTTGCGAAAACGTTCTTGACAGCAACGACACGCGCCCCTGTTGACATAGACCCTATGTTTAACATAAGGATCTCTCCCTTAGCCAGTTTCGAGACTTTACCCTGCCTCTCTGTATCCTTCGTCCTAACACCCAGTAGACGACGCAGCAAAAAGAAATTAACCTGTAGTAAAGCAAATTGTTCAGCAAAAGCACTTGAATGTTCTTCAAAAAAACACTCCTATTCAAATGGATTTCACATGCCACGTTTATATGCAAAAGGCTATTTTCAATCAGGAAAATACAGCTTAAACATAATTTGCCAAGTTGGAGTTTGTTGAAGTAGTGACACTTACCTCTAGTTCAACGTACACTTCAGGTAGTGATCCGACCTCTCCAAGAACCTGGCCAACCAACCTATCTGCACGAGTAAGTGTAGGGTCCATGGTCGTTCCAACTCCGATAAGGCCTCCAGGAACGGCAAATTGTAACTCATTTTGCTCAGCATATAAGGAGACTATTCTGGAGTATATAGGGGTGCACTTTATGTTTCCATTTTCGTCCTTGACTACAATACCTGGACGGACCTCGATAAATTGATTTACCTTCAAAACGCCCTGCAAGAGTAATCTGACAGTTTTATCATATTGGGTCAGTTGGGCAATTAAGTTGCATGAGTTCAATTTTCAGATATCTACAAGACAggagtgattttttttttgaagtaaaATAGTAGCCATGAATTTCAGTGTTTGGCAAAAATGGTTGTGTTTTATCAATTCAGGAGTTTGAATCACGCGTACACAATTCCAATCATATTTCATTAAGATTGCcttgagttatgatcatttctGGACCTTTCTTTCCATTTGACCTCGTGCATCTTGGATATTAATTCTGCACATCTACCCCTCGTTTTCTAGCTTAAGAGAAGTGttgaatataaataatatcGGTGAACCACCTTCCACTGACTTAAGCTTTCGGGAGCacctaaaataatgaaaattgaatatGATATCTACCTACTGAAAAACCACTTTTGAGGCATTTCAGCATCATATAAACAATAGTCACTAACAGAAAACTTAGCACTCACAAAGAGAAAACTGAATAAGCAAGTCCTATAAAGGATAAAAGTATGTGGACTGCAATCAAATTTTCGTTCTTTGAAGGTGTGAGTAATAAAAGAAAATCTACCTTCAGAATActtccaccagcaacaccacccCGGATTTCATCAACTTCAAAACCAGGCTTATTGACGTCGAAAGACCGGATTACAATCATATTTGGTGGTGAAATGAAGTTCCTCTCTGGAATTGGGATTTTCTTCACAATGTATTCAGATACAACATCAATATTATACTTCAGTTGTGCAGAAATTGGTACCACTGGTGCACCATCTGCAACAGTTCCCTGTAGAGAAATATGGAAAACAATGTTAAATGTATGCACCAATGAAATTTGAATCGTATCACGTATCAATCAACCTGAATGAATTTCTGAATTGCATCGTGCTGGTTGATGGCAACATTTTCCTGAACTAGATCAACTTTATTTTGGAGTATTATAATGTGCTGAAGACGCATAATTTCAACAGCAGCTAAATGTTCTGACGTCTGAGGTTGAGGACAACTCTCATTGGCAGCTATGAGAAGTAAAGCTCCATCCATAATTGCTGCGCCATTAAGCATTGTAGCCATGAGAATATCATGACCCTGTGGCATCAAAACATTTTTCCATGATTATAATATGCTTGAATCCCAGTTGAAATATTTGGTTCATAAATACATATCACAATAAAACTTCACTGACAACTCAGATTTTATCTAAAGTTATCCACAACAAAGTATcatcacatttttaaataaatagccATAGAAACCATTACCGGGCAATCAACAAAAGAGACATGTCTAAGCAATTTCATCTTGCTGTTTTCAAAGCCAGGCACATCGCACATTGGACTGTCTTCCTTTCCACTTCCGTATGCCCTGAAAAGAAAGACAAATCATTAAGTAAATGAACCAGGAAATAAATTCACATCAATAAACTGAATTCGCATTGCCAGACTTACTTGTAGCACATGGGCCGAGAGCAACGATCATCTTCACACTTGTATATTTTTGCATTGGCATATCCAAGTTTGATTGTAATATTACGTTCCAATTCATTTTTAAAACGAACAGTCTGCAGGTGAAAGGCATTTCAAATTGAAAGAACTTCGATTCATACACGATATTTTTTAGCATTTAGTACCCTAGATGTATGAATATGAACACATGCTTTCCGAGAACACTGAAAAAAGGTAGGAAGTAGGAACCTAGGTGCATACAGTCACAAATCATTAAAAGTTATATTACCATAAACTATAGTAGACGGTTATGTCCTCTAACAAGTGCAaccatcaaaatataaaaaatacttAAACTGGGCCATATTCCAGGATAATTAAACTAGTCAATATATGGCCCAATTCCTATCTATCCAActgataattttgaaattaaataatgagtCACTCGGATCCTCACAGTACTTTAAATGCCACAACAAGCATGAATTTCTAAACTCACAAGTTCAAGAAAATGATTGATATACCTGAACACCAGATATGGCTTTTACAACTGTTGACTTCCCATGAGCCACATGACCAATTGTCCCTGGAGGAGTAAGTTAACGGGATCAGTAAAGAGACTAATTGAAAGTGTAACGATAATCATAGTACGCATAAAGCaattcaaaataatcaaaacaagCTAACCTATGTTTATTGTCGCCTGACGAGATATAACCTCAGGCGAGAGTGGATGTAGTTTCGTCACATCCAGCTTACTTAAGTCCTGCTCCATCAATCCCTTTTTCGACATTCTGGCAACTCTTGATTGTTTCACTAAATACCGAAATGTACAATTTCGTGCAGAGAGGGAATAACACTTGGAAAGCTCTGAATAGTCTGTAACAAAAAGTCATTGGAATTAGCTTAAAAAGCTGATCTGGTAGCATAGAATTCGATCTAAATACAACACCAGTTTGCAAGCTTAATCTGGTGACATTTTACAACACGATGGCTGAGAATATACAGAGCGGTATATGCTGAAGCTATTTTGAAGTTCCATTCTTATCTCACAATATATCATGGAAGCCACAATGTATTCaatagctaattcaacttggaAACCGTACTAGTTTAGATAGAAGCCATCGGCAACATATTCAATGACCACTGAAAAAGAAAATCATTCATACCCCACCATCATAAAAAAAAGTTCATTCCCAAAATAACACAGACAAGTTAACAACTAATTCTGAAAAAAAACATagcaaataaattataaacgaTCAATGCAACGTAAAATTTGTCATTCAAAAAATTACTAAAGCCTGAATCTCCCAGATTTAC
This genomic window from Primulina huaijiensis isolate GDHJ02 chromosome 7, ASM1229523v2, whole genome shotgun sequence contains:
- the LOC140980220 gene encoding uncharacterized protein isoform X2, with product MVMEVVHEDMGDGTMQCMNHPNKNSTPGGICAFCLQEKLGNLLSSSFSVAVGPSSSLSPSPSFRSDIGGSRIMTAASLQLRSIAASSSTDNQSLNNDCSYHGYYTRRSRLPFVLTHRKKKKDGVIGNADSASIVFERSKSTTTPRRGMHVLNYPEDYSPHRSGFWSFLYLSKNSTTKKSDTNSKDSNFTPATPSTVGSSSAIKSMEKKSENFVVIDENESPSYDRKVSRSRSVGCGSRSFSGDLFERISTGFGDCTLRRVESHREGKPKLPPLHRNGGSNTKNGQDCIKERVKCGGIFSGFMLTSSSSYLVSSSTEEENNANGKTAYATHSSMEHISHGKSKSWVWAFASPMRAFVKPSNGKRGDASTKNATPNLDAIPSLLSKTGLRMETKEG
- the LOC140980220 gene encoding uncharacterized protein isoform X1 — translated: MVMEVVHEDMGDGTMQCMNHPNKNSTPGGICAFCLQEKLGNLLSSSFSVAVGPSSSLSPSPSFRSDIGGSRIMTAASLQLRSIAASSSTDNQSLNNDCSYHGYYTRRSRLPFVLTHRKKKKDGVIGNADSASIVFERSKSTTTPRRGMHVLNYPEDYSPHRSGFWSFLYLSKNSTTKKSDTNSKDSNFTPATPSTVGSSSAIKSMEKKSENFVVIDENESPSYDRKVSRSRSVGCGSRSFSGDLFERISTGFGDCTLRRVESHREGKPKLPPLHRNGGSNTKNGQDCIKERVKCGGIFSGFMLTSSSSYLVSSSTEEENNANGKTAYATHSSMEHISHGKSKSWVWAFASPMRAFVKPSNGKRGDASTKNATPNLDAIPSLLSWCIAENRIEDGD
- the LOC140981507 gene encoding eukaryotic translation initiation factor 2 subunit alpha homolog isoform X1, yielding MAPNLDCRMYEQKFPEIDTPVMVQVKSINPDTCAYVLLLEYNIEGMLSFTELSRRRIRSVLSLIRVGRVEPLMVLHVDREKGFVNLTKRRVSEDDARTCEEKFNKSKHVHSIMRHVAETMDIDLEELYTHVGWPLYKKYGHAFDAFKLIVSDPDSVLDPLTRRVEEINADGQKVTKVVPAISDEVKKVLVQNIKRRMTPHVLKIRADIEMRCFELDGILHIKNAMRKAEAAGNKDCPVKISLVGSPLYVLNTQTFDKEQGIETLNKAIAACTEEMDHHKGRLVVKTAPRPMSEREDKLFAEQIARLNLADDDVSSGDDTDDDGGMKFNERDYSRMEDCY
- the LOC140981507 gene encoding eukaryotic translation initiation factor 2 subunit alpha homolog isoform X2, encoding MAPNLDCRMYEQKFPEIDTPVMVQVKSINPDTCAYVLLLEYNIEGMLSFTELSRRRIRSVLSLIRVGRVEPLMVLHVDREKGFVNLTKRRVSEDDARTCEEKFNKSKHVHSIMRHVAETMDIDLEAFKLIVSDPDSVLDPLTRRVEEINADGQKVTKVVPAISDEVKKVLVQNIKRRMTPHVLKIRADIEMRCFELDGILHIKNAMRKAEAAGNKDCPVKISLVGSPLYVLNTQTFDKEQGIETLNKAIAACTEEMDHHKGRLVVKTAPRPMSEREDKLFAEQIARLNLADDDVSSGDDTDDDGGMKFNERDYSRMEDCY
- the LOC140981194 gene encoding eukaryotic translation initiation factor 2 subunit gamma-like, translated to MSKKGLMEQDLSKLDVTKLHPLSPEVISRQATINIGTIGHVAHGKSTVVKAISGVQTVRFKNELERNITIKLGYANAKIYKCEDDRCSRPMCYKAYGSGKEDSPMCDVPGFENSKMKLLRHVSFVDCPGHDILMATMLNGAAIMDGALLLIAANESCPQPQTSEHLAAVEIMRLQHIIILQNKVDLVQENVAINQHDAIQKFIQGTVADGAPVVPISAQLKYNIDVVSEYIVKKIPIPERNFISPPNMIVIRSFDVNKPGFEVDEIRGGVAGGSILKGVLKVNQFIEVRPGIVVKDENGNIKCTPIYSRIVSLYAEQNELQFAVPGGLIGVGTTMDPTLTRADRLVGQVLGEVGSLPEVYVELEVNFFLLRRLLGVRTKDTERQGKVSKLAKGEILMLNIGSMSTGARVVAVKNVFAKLQLTSPVCTSKGEKIALSRRIEKHWRLIGWGQIQAGITLDVPPCPL